A portion of the Oceanispirochaeta sp. M1 genome contains these proteins:
- the hisH gene encoding imidazole glycerol phosphate synthase subunit HisH — protein sequence MIAVVDYDSGNLKSVETALEKLGADFFISSDPDKLARADKMIFPGVGEAAQAMKRLKESSLEQCVKDFASSGKPLFGICLGAQILFDHSEESNTPCLGILPGRVRLFSSDMGLKIPHMGWNTLKHSNHPLFKDLPQEKSFYFVHSYYIEAAETADVIGTSDYGIEFCAAVARDNVMATQFHPEKSGEWGLQILKNFIQY from the coding sequence ATGATTGCTGTAGTAGATTACGATTCCGGTAATCTGAAAAGTGTTGAAACTGCCCTTGAAAAGCTTGGTGCCGATTTCTTTATCTCATCAGATCCTGATAAACTGGCAAGGGCCGATAAGATGATTTTTCCCGGTGTGGGAGAGGCGGCCCAGGCCATGAAAAGACTCAAAGAGAGTTCCCTGGAACAGTGCGTAAAAGACTTTGCCTCCTCAGGGAAACCTCTGTTCGGCATATGCCTTGGTGCGCAGATCCTCTTTGACCACTCCGAAGAATCAAACACTCCCTGTCTGGGAATCCTCCCGGGTAGAGTTCGTCTTTTCTCATCTGATATGGGGCTTAAAATCCCTCACATGGGATGGAATACTCTGAAACACAGCAATCATCCTCTTTTTAAAGATCTCCCCCAGGAGAAGTCCTTCTATTTCGTCCACTCCTACTACATCGAGGCCGCAGAAACTGCGGATGTTATAGGTACCAGTGATTACGGCATCGAATTTTGCGCCGCCGTGGCCAGGGACAATGTTATGGCCACCCAGTTTCACCCCGAAAAGAGCGGGGAGTGGGGCCTGCAGATATTGAAGAACTTTATCCAGTACTAA
- the hisF gene encoding imidazole glycerol phosphate synthase subunit HisF: protein MLQKRIVVCLDVRDGKTTKGIKFKGNIDIGDPVEMAAMYYEQGVDELVFYDITASSEKRGIMIDVVSRVAKTIFIPFCVGGGISSLEDMKKVIGAGAEKVSLNSAAVRNPDIINQGARHFGNQCIVLGMDALADPAMPSGYRVVIDGGRKHTELDALAWAKDAEARGAGEIVLNSIDADGTREGYELTVTRLISENVGIPVVASGGAGEPSHLADVLTKGKADAALIASMVHFGDYSVPGIKDYLHKQNIPVRI, encoded by the coding sequence ATGCTTCAAAAAAGAATAGTTGTCTGTCTGGATGTGAGAGACGGCAAAACAACCAAGGGAATTAAATTCAAGGGTAATATAGATATTGGTGATCCCGTTGAGATGGCTGCCATGTATTATGAACAGGGTGTGGATGAGCTTGTCTTCTACGATATCACTGCCTCCTCCGAGAAACGGGGCATTATGATAGATGTTGTCAGCCGTGTTGCTAAAACAATCTTTATCCCCTTCTGTGTGGGAGGAGGAATCTCCAGCCTTGAAGATATGAAGAAGGTTATCGGAGCCGGGGCAGAGAAAGTCAGCCTTAACTCAGCAGCCGTAAGGAATCCTGATATTATCAATCAGGGTGCCCGTCACTTTGGTAATCAGTGTATTGTCCTTGGGATGGATGCCCTGGCCGATCCTGCCATGCCATCGGGTTACAGAGTGGTTATAGACGGCGGCAGAAAACATACCGAACTGGATGCTCTGGCCTGGGCCAAAGATGCTGAAGCCAGAGGTGCCGGTGAAATAGTACTGAATTCAATAGACGCTGACGGTACCCGTGAGGGATATGAGCTTACAGTAACCCGTTTGATCTCTGAAAATGTTGGCATTCCTGTTGTTGCATCAGGGGGAGCGGGGGAGCCTTCTCACCTGGCTGATGTTCTGACAAAAGGTAAGGCCGATGCGGCTCTCATCGCCAGTATGGTCCACTTTGGAGATTATTCGGTACCGGGAATCAAGGATTATCTGCATAAGCAGAATATTCCTGTGAGAATTTGA
- a CDS encoding FmdB family zinc ribbon protein has translation MPTYDYKCENCGHLFEYFQSMADDPLKTCPDCKQDNLKRLIGGGMGIIFKGSGFYVNDAKKSSSTSKPLKDKKSSSSASGSEKKDASKSAS, from the coding sequence ATGCCTACCTATGATTATAAATGTGAAAACTGCGGTCATCTCTTTGAATATTTCCAGTCCATGGCCGATGATCCCCTGAAAACATGCCCCGACTGCAAACAGGACAATCTGAAACGCCTTATCGGCGGCGGTATGGGTATTATCTTTAAAGGGAGTGGTTTTTATGTTAACGACGCCAAAAAGAGCTCAAGTACCTCTAAACCTTTGAAGGATAAAAAATCTTCATCATCAGCCTCGGGGAGCGAAAAAAAGGATGCCTCAAAAAGCGCCTCATAG